The following proteins are co-located in the Haliotis asinina isolate JCU_RB_2024 chromosome 13, JCU_Hal_asi_v2, whole genome shotgun sequence genome:
- the LOC137259400 gene encoding putative ankyrin repeat protein RF_0381 — protein sequence MNCIEWNSRTPAILAAGERHGDVVHLLVSKGANVSVVDDFGVNIFHSACQGGDVGLVKYILSLDKHDINGQVLCGATSVMLAAENGHRHVVEFLVGQGANVSLQDNSKNKILHFASRAGHVDVVKYVLSLPVVDINSRGWKDMTSAMMAAENGHKDVVELLFRNLANMSLKGLYGNTILHYASRAGHVDVVQYILSLSVVDINSRGRKDMTPVMMAVGKGHQEVVKLLVGQGASVSLQDNRGNNILHIACRGGHVEMVKYVLSQSMADINSRGWKTFTPVMVAAGKGRKEVVEFLVSKGADINTSNRAGKNILHLACRAENVELVKYILSKNMADINSRDKKQMTPILIAAMEGHEEVVQLLVNEGAKVSLRDKKANNILHLACRGGHVEVVKYILSQNMVDINSRNRKEMTPVMIAESRGHVQVVALLVRNGADRSSQDNIQ from the coding sequence ATGAACTGTATAGAGTGGAATAGCAGGACACCAGCAATTTTGGCAGCTGGTGAAAGACATGGGGACGTGGTTCACCTACTCGTGAGTAAAGGAGCTAATGTGTCAGTTGTAGATGACTTCGGTGTCAACATCTTTCACTCTGCCTGCCAGGGAGGAGATGTTGGGCTGGTGAAATATATCTTGTCCCTCGATAAACATGACATCAATGGACAGGTATTATGCGGGGCAACATCAGTTATGCTAGCTGCGGAGAATGGACATAGACACGTGGTGGAGTTTCTCGTGGGTCAAGGGGCCAATGTGTCACTCCAGGATAACAGTAAAAACAAAATCCTTCACTTTGCCAGTCGTGCTGGACATGTGGATGTCGTGAAGTACGTCCTATCACTGCCCGTGGTGGACATCAACAGCAGAGGCTGGAAGGATATGACATCCGCCATGATGGCAGCAGAGAATGGACACAAGGATGTTGTGGAGTTACTCTTTAGGAACTTGGCCAATATGTCActaaagggtctttatggaaaTACTATCCTTCACTATGCATCTCGTGCGGGACATGTGGATGTGGTGCAGTACATACTGTCACTGTCTGTGGTGGACATCAACAGCAGAGGCCGGAAGGATATGACACCCGTGATGATGGCAGTTGGAAAGGGGCATCAAGAAGTGGTGAAGTTACTCGTAGGCCAAGGGGCCAGTGTGTCACTCCAGGATAATAGAggtaacaacatccttcatattGCCTGTCGTGGGGGACATGTGGAGATGGTGAAGTACGTCCTTTCACAGTCCATGGCTGACATCAATAGTAGAGGCTGGAAGACTTTCACACCCGTGATGGTGGCAGCAGGAAAAGGGCGTAAAGAAGTTGTGGAGTTTCTCGTCAGTAAAGGGGCGGATATTAACACCTCAAATCGTGCTGGTAAAAACATCCTTCACCTTGCCTGTCGTGCGGAAAATGTGGAGTTGGTGAAGTATATCCTCTCAAAGAACATGGCAGACATCAACAGCAGAGACAAGAAACAGATGACACCGATTCTGATAGCGGCAATGGAGGGGCATGAGGAAGTGGTTCAGTTACTTGTAAATGAAGGCGCCAAAGTGTCACTTCGGGATAAAAAGGCTAACAACATTCTCCACCTTGCATGTCGTGGGGGGCATGTGGAGGTGGTGAAGTACATCCTTTCACAGAACAtggtggacatcaacagtagaaaCAGGAAAGAGATGACACCAGTAATGATAGCAGAAAGCAGGGGACACGTGCAAGTGGTGGCGTTACTGGTGAGAAATGGAGCTGACAGGTCGTCCCAGGACAACATACAGTAA
- the LOC137259402 gene encoding serine/threonine-protein phosphatase 6 regulatory ankyrin repeat subunit C-like produces MVKYVLSQSMADINSRGWKTFTPVMVAAGKGRKEVVEFLVSKGANIDASSRAGENILHLACRAENVELVKYILSKNMADINSRDKKQMTPILIAAMEGHEEVVQLLVNEGAKVSLRDKKANNILHLACRGGYVEVVKYILSQNMVDINSRNRKDMTPVMIAEKRGHVQVVALLVRNGADRSSQDNIQ; encoded by the coding sequence ATGGTGAAGTACGTCCTTTCACAGTCCATGGCTGACATCAATAGTAGAGGCTGGAAGACTTTCACACCCGTGATGGTGGCAGCAGGAAAAGGGCGTAAAGAAGTTGTGGAGTTTCTCGTCAGTAAAGGGGCGAATATTGACGCCTCAAGTCGTGCTGGTGAAAACATCCTTCACCTTGCCTGTCGTGCGGAAAATGTGGAGTTGGTGAAGTATATCCTCTCAAAGAACATGGCAGACATCAACAGCAGAGACAAGAAACAGATGACACCGATTCTGATAGCGGCAATGGAGGGGCATGAGGAGGTGGTTCAGTTACTTGTAAATGAAGGCGCCAAAGTGTCACTTCGGGATAAAAAGGCTAACAACATTCTCCACCTAGCCTGTCGTGGGGGATATGTGGAGGTGGTGAAGTACATCCTTTCACAGAACAtggtggacatcaacagtagaaaCAGGAAAGACATGACACCAGTAATGATAGCAGAAAAAAGGGGACACGTGCAAGTGGTGGCGTTACTGGTGAGAAATGGAGCTGACAGGTCGTCCCAGGACAACATACAGTAA